In Deinococcus sedimenti, a single genomic region encodes these proteins:
- a CDS encoding metallophosphoesterase has product MRPLWVVGDIHGAYDKLRALLLRAGLIDFDGAWTAGDTHLVFLGDYLDRGPNGLEVIRLIRSLEVQAQEVGGQVTALLGNHEVMFLAALVFRNQDPHDRMGFREYWLDNGGQTRDADLLEPSDLGWLSSRPAMAASHGWLMVHADSLMYLRMGTTLDEVNSEVSRILANPDADEWGLFLNWFTERMAFSLGEGEVKARRTLSMFGGERIVHGHTPVYVLLDEALHGPTLGAGAPIPYANRLCVAMDSGMAYREDAGFIARLNPQGIAEVVSFPNGGPVY; this is encoded by the coding sequence ATGAGGCCCCTGTGGGTGGTGGGGGACATTCACGGTGCGTATGACAAGCTGCGCGCCCTGCTGCTGCGCGCGGGCCTGATCGACTTCGACGGCGCCTGGACGGCCGGGGACACGCACTTGGTGTTCCTGGGGGATTACCTGGACCGCGGGCCGAACGGGCTGGAAGTCATCCGATTGATCCGCAGCCTGGAGGTGCAGGCGCAGGAGGTCGGCGGGCAGGTCACGGCCCTGCTCGGCAATCACGAGGTGATGTTCCTGGCGGCGCTGGTGTTCCGGAATCAGGACCCGCATGACCGCATGGGCTTCCGGGAGTACTGGCTGGACAACGGCGGGCAGACGCGGGACGCGGACCTGCTGGAACCCAGCGACCTGGGCTGGCTGTCGTCACGTCCGGCGATGGCGGCGTCGCACGGGTGGTTGATGGTGCACGCGGACAGTCTGATGTACCTGCGGATGGGCACCACGCTGGACGAGGTGAACTCGGAGGTGTCGCGCATCCTGGCGAATCCGGACGCGGACGAGTGGGGGCTGTTCCTGAACTGGTTCACGGAGCGCATGGCGTTCTCGCTGGGCGAGGGTGAGGTGAAGGCCCGGCGGACCCTGTCGATGTTCGGCGGGGAGCGGATCGTGCATGGGCACACGCCGGTGTACGTGCTGCTGGACGAGGCGCTGCACGGCCCGACGCTGGGGGCCGGCGCGCCGATTCCGTACGCGAACCGCCTGTGCGTGGCGATGGACAGCGGCATGGCGTACCGCGAGGACGCCGGGTTCATCGCGCGGCTGAATCCGCAGGGCATCGCGGAGGTCGTGTCGTTCCCGAACGGCGGCCCGGTGTACTGA
- a CDS encoding peroxiredoxin, which yields MSDSVQVPVVGEEFPAFTLMDAAGQAHSLPDFAGRYVVLYVYPKDDTPGCTQEACDFRDNALLREHGAAILGVSADDADSHARFAEKFSLPFPLLSDPGAAFLRSIGSYGTKNMYGKVTEGIKRQTFLIGPDGRLVKSWLAVKVDGHADHVAAAIEKDRAAKGVK from the coding sequence ATGAGTGATTCGGTGCAGGTTCCGGTGGTGGGGGAGGAGTTCCCGGCGTTCACGTTGATGGACGCGGCGGGGCAGGCGCATTCGCTGCCTGATTTCGCGGGGCGGTACGTGGTGCTGTACGTGTACCCGAAGGACGACACGCCGGGGTGCACGCAGGAGGCGTGTGATTTCCGGGATAACGCGCTGCTGCGCGAGCATGGCGCGGCGATTCTGGGTGTGAGTGCGGATGACGCGGACAGTCACGCGCGGTTCGCGGAGAAGTTCAGCCTGCCGTTCCCGCTGCTGAGTGATCCGGGCGCGGCGTTCCTGCGGTCCATCGGGTCGTATGGCACGAAGAACATGTACGGGAAGGTCACGGAGGGCATCAAGCGGCAGACGTTCCTGATCGGCCCGGATGGTCGGCTGGTGAAGTCGTGGCTGGCAGTGAAGGTGGACGGGCACGCGGACCACGTGGCGGCCGCCATCGAGAAGGATCGCGCGGCGAAGGGCGTGAAGTGA
- the rpiA gene encoding ribose 5-phosphate isomerase A: MDLEALKREAALRAVALVKSGDRVGLGTGSTAKYAIEEIGRKLAAGELTGVVGVATSEASDVLARQVGIPVEPLDPRPLDIAIDGADEIAPNLDLIKGLGGALLREKLTEVQARRFIVIADHTKLVEHIGEKSALPIEIARFGFLSTIERLRAILPSGRLRQPGAQPYVTDNGNYIFDAQIPAGTDIAALERQLKGTLGVVDTGLFLGMAERAFVAAPDGVTELTPR, encoded by the coding sequence ATGGATCTGGAGGCGTTGAAGCGCGAGGCGGCCCTGCGCGCCGTGGCCCTCGTGAAAAGTGGGGACCGGGTGGGCCTGGGGACGGGCAGCACTGCGAAGTACGCCATCGAGGAGATCGGCCGGAAACTCGCGGCGGGTGAGCTGACGGGCGTGGTGGGCGTGGCGACCAGCGAGGCGAGTGACGTGCTGGCCCGGCAGGTGGGCATTCCCGTGGAGCCGCTCGATCCGCGTCCGCTGGATATCGCGATTGACGGTGCGGACGAGATCGCGCCGAACCTCGACCTGATCAAGGGTCTGGGCGGGGCGCTGCTGCGCGAGAAACTGACGGAGGTGCAGGCGCGGCGGTTCATCGTGATCGCCGACCACACGAAACTGGTGGAGCACATCGGCGAGAAGTCGGCGCTGCCTATCGAGATCGCCCGCTTCGGGTTCCTGAGCACCATCGAGCGCCTGCGCGCCATCCTCCCGTCGGGGCGGTTGCGGCAGCCCGGCGCGCAGCCGTACGTGACGGACAACGGGAATTACATCTTCGATGCGCAGATTCCCGCCGGGACGGACATCGCGGCGCTGGAACGCCAGTTGAAGGGCACGCTGGGCGTCGTGGACACCGGACTGTTCCTGGGCATGGCCGAGCGGGCCTTCGTGGCCGCCCCGGACGGCGTGACCGAACTGACGCCCCGCTGA
- a CDS encoding dipeptidase, protein MTTPDLSALLDRDRANAELFDLLRIPSVSADPTRKADMAATAEFLRDKLADLGFTARIDPTAGHPVVYAERLNAPGKPTVLIYGHYDVQPEAPLEEWVTPPFEPTVRDGRIYARGSTDDKGQAYAHVKGVELLLTQGELPVNVKFLLEGEEEIGSPNLEPYLRDHAEELRADVIVISDGSRFAPDVPTITYGVRGLSYVEIHVQGANRDLHSGSYGGAAPNPINALAEIITRLKDDQGRVTIPGFYDGIDDLTDTERQMWADLPHDDAEFAASIGVPALPGEHGYTTLERLWGRPTLDVNGIWGGYQGEGSKTVIAAKAGAKVSMRLVPGQDPERITGLISEYVPTLAPAGTTAVVHPHHGGRPFKFDLNSPYNLAANRALKRVFGREAVFARTGGSIPIVAAFNDLLHAPVLFVDLGLNEDAPHSPNESFAVSDYHNGILTSAYLLQELGANTAE, encoded by the coding sequence ATGACCACGCCTGATCTGAGTGCCCTGCTCGACCGTGACCGCGCCAACGCGGAGCTGTTCGACCTGCTGCGCATCCCCTCCGTCAGTGCCGACCCCACCCGCAAGGCCGACATGGCCGCCACCGCCGAGTTCCTGCGCGACAAACTGGCGGACCTGGGCTTCACGGCCCGCATCGACCCGACCGCCGGGCACCCCGTCGTGTACGCCGAGCGCCTGAACGCCCCCGGCAAACCCACCGTGCTGATCTACGGCCACTACGACGTGCAACCCGAGGCCCCCCTGGAGGAGTGGGTCACGCCGCCCTTCGAACCCACCGTCCGCGACGGGCGCATCTACGCGCGCGGCAGCACCGACGACAAGGGCCAGGCGTACGCGCACGTCAAGGGCGTCGAACTGCTGCTCACGCAGGGCGAACTGCCCGTCAACGTGAAGTTCCTGCTGGAAGGCGAGGAGGAGATCGGCAGCCCCAACCTCGAACCGTACCTGCGTGACCACGCCGAGGAACTCAGGGCCGACGTGATCGTCATCAGCGACGGGAGCCGCTTCGCGCCCGACGTGCCCACCATCACCTACGGCGTGCGCGGCCTCAGCTACGTCGAGATTCACGTCCAGGGCGCCAACCGCGACCTGCACAGCGGCAGCTACGGCGGCGCCGCTCCCAACCCCATCAATGCCCTGGCGGAGATCATCACGCGCCTCAAGGACGACCAGGGCCGCGTCACCATCCCCGGTTTCTACGACGGCATCGACGACCTGACCGACACCGAACGCCAGATGTGGGCCGACCTGCCCCACGACGACGCCGAATTCGCCGCCAGCATCGGCGTGCCCGCCCTGCCCGGCGAACACGGTTACACCACCCTGGAACGCCTGTGGGGCCGCCCCACCCTCGACGTGAACGGCATCTGGGGCGGCTACCAGGGCGAAGGCAGCAAGACCGTCATCGCCGCCAAGGCCGGCGCGAAGGTCAGCATGCGCCTCGTCCCCGGACAGGACCCCGAACGCATCACGGGGCTGATCAGCGAGTACGTGCCCACCCTCGCGCCCGCAGGAACCACCGCCGTCGTTCACCCCCACCACGGCGGCCGACCCTTCAAGTTCGACCTGAACAGCCCCTACAACCTCGCCGCGAACCGCGCCCTGAAACGCGTCTTCGGCCGTGAAGCCGTGTTCGCCCGCACCGGCGGGAGCATCCCGATCGTCGCCGCGTTCAACGACCTGCTGCACGCCCCGGTCCTGTTCGTGGATCTCGGCCTGAACGAGGACGCCCCCCACAGCCCCAACGAGAGCTTCGCCGTCAGCGACTACCACAACGGCATCCTCACCAGCGCGTACCTGCTGCAGGAACTCGGCGCGAATACCGCCGAATGA
- the hspR gene encoding heat shock protein transcriptional repressor HspR, fused homodimer type yields the protein MPSDAKNRPVYVISVAAELVDMHPQTLRLYERKGLIRPGRSSGKTRLYSERDIEHLREIRRLTQELGVNLAGVEEVMRLQHELDDMQGEFEAEIERIESELREQAQRPDALPGVDGRIDPRDRPVYVISIAAELVDMHPQTLRLYERKQLIRPGRSSGKTRLYSERDIEHLREIRRLTQELGVNLAGVEEIMRLRHQLDSTRAGLESNVRRIQEDITERMTKWRTLPQGDVDGLHGDGEDSDQD from the coding sequence ATGCCCAGCGACGCGAAAAACCGGCCCGTGTACGTGATCTCCGTGGCGGCGGAACTGGTGGACATGCATCCCCAGACGCTGCGCCTGTATGAACGCAAGGGCCTGATCCGTCCGGGGCGCAGCAGCGGCAAGACCCGCCTGTACAGCGAACGTGACATCGAGCACCTGCGGGAGATCCGCCGCCTGACGCAGGAACTGGGCGTGAACCTCGCGGGCGTCGAGGAGGTCATGCGCCTGCAGCACGAGCTGGACGACATGCAGGGCGAGTTCGAGGCGGAGATCGAACGCATCGAGTCCGAGTTGCGGGAGCAGGCACAGCGGCCGGACGCGCTGCCGGGCGTGGACGGCCGCATCGATCCGCGTGACCGGCCGGTGTACGTGATCAGCATCGCGGCGGAACTGGTGGACATGCACCCGCAGACGCTGCGCCTGTACGAACGCAAGCAGCTGATCCGCCCGGGGCGCAGCAGCGGCAAGACCCGCCTGTACAGCGAACGCGACATCGAGCACCTGCGCGAGATCCGCCGCCTGACGCAGGAACTCGGCGTGAACCTCGCCGGGGTCGAGGAGATCATGCGCCTGCGCCACCAACTGGATTCCACGCGCGCCGGGCTGGAAAGCAACGTGCGGCGCATCCAGGAGGACATCACGGAGCGCATGACGAAGTGGCGCACCCTCCCGCAGGGCGACGTGGACGGACTGCACGGGGACGGGGAGGATTCGGATCAGGACTGA
- a CDS encoding DUF402 domain-containing protein, with product MKRKVFDLSGWARVTRHTQTVLHVPGHVIVDFVAHEVIRPLDVPIPGGDGLRRVLDSGYRWVRAHPTTGEGTPGSALTVQLDAAGRPVQYYIDLHGGEGWHDSGPPWHDDLYLDVIGHPAEHDPWVIDATGIIDGDELDDAVNQGLVTPAQADATWTHARQVEAQLQAGTYPPVHVLKRYLEDPYT from the coding sequence ATGAAACGGAAAGTCTTCGACCTGAGCGGCTGGGCGCGCGTCACCCGGCACACCCAGACCGTCCTGCACGTCCCCGGACACGTGATCGTGGATTTCGTCGCGCACGAGGTCATCCGGCCCCTCGACGTGCCCATCCCCGGAGGGGACGGCCTGCGCCGAGTCCTAGACAGCGGGTACCGCTGGGTCCGCGCCCACCCCACCACCGGGGAGGGCACGCCCGGCAGCGCCCTGACCGTGCAACTCGACGCAGCCGGGCGACCCGTGCAGTACTACATCGACCTGCACGGCGGCGAAGGCTGGCACGACAGCGGGCCCCCCTGGCACGACGACCTGTACCTCGACGTGATCGGCCACCCCGCCGAACACGACCCCTGGGTGATCGACGCGACCGGCATCATTGACGGGGACGAACTCGACGACGCCGTCAACCAGGGCCTCGTCACACCCGCCCAGGCCGACGCCACCTGGACGCACGCCCGGCAGGTCGAAGCTCAACTCCAGGCGGGCACCTACCCACCCGTACACGTCCTCAAGCGCTACCTGGAAGACCCGTACACCTGA
- a CDS encoding ABC transporter ATP-binding protein — MTGDRGGAGDAAVRVRDLRKGYVVHEKEPGFLGSLRSFVSRRSHVVEAVRGVSFDLAPGEVVGFLGPNGAGKTTTLKMLSGLLHPSGGEVRVAGFEPGRRENAFLRQITLVMGQKQQLIWDLPALDSFLVNQAIYEIPDAQFRATMAEFTEVLGLEGILKKQVRKLSLGERMKCELAAALLHRPKVLFLDEPTIGLDVNMQESVRAFVQDYNARYGATVMLTSHYMADVTALARRILVIDRGEVVFDGDLARLAEQGGGGKTVRLQLRRPATAEELGRFGSEVRVDGLSAELTVPRALVSERAAALLAELDVADLTVEDPSIESVMASLFGARAGQPERTPEPA, encoded by the coding sequence ATGACGGGTGATCGGGGTGGGGCGGGGGACGCGGCGGTGCGGGTGCGGGACCTGCGCAAGGGGTACGTGGTACACGAGAAGGAACCGGGGTTCCTGGGGAGCCTGCGGTCGTTCGTGAGCCGTAGGTCGCACGTGGTGGAGGCGGTGCGCGGCGTGTCGTTCGATCTCGCGCCGGGCGAGGTGGTGGGGTTCCTGGGGCCGAACGGGGCGGGGAAGACCACGACGCTGAAGATGCTGTCGGGCCTGCTGCACCCGTCTGGCGGGGAGGTGCGCGTGGCGGGCTTCGAGCCGGGGCGGCGGGAGAACGCGTTCCTGCGGCAGATCACGCTGGTGATGGGGCAGAAGCAGCAGCTGATCTGGGACCTGCCGGCGCTGGATTCGTTCCTGGTGAATCAGGCGATCTACGAGATCCCGGACGCGCAGTTCCGGGCGACGATGGCGGAGTTCACGGAGGTGCTGGGTCTGGAGGGCATCCTGAAGAAGCAGGTGCGGAAGCTGTCGCTGGGCGAACGCATGAAGTGTGAGCTCGCGGCGGCGCTGCTGCACCGCCCGAAGGTGCTGTTCCTGGATGAGCCGACGATCGGGCTGGACGTGAACATGCAGGAGTCGGTGCGGGCGTTCGTGCAGGACTACAACGCTCGGTACGGGGCGACGGTGATGCTCACGAGTCATTACATGGCGGATGTGACGGCCCTGGCCCGCCGCATCCTGGTGATCGACCGGGGCGAGGTGGTGTTCGACGGGGATCTGGCGCGGCTGGCCGAGCAGGGCGGCGGCGGGAAGACCGTGCGCCTGCAACTGCGCCGCCCCGCGACCGCCGAGGAGCTGGGCCGCTTCGGGTCGGAGGTGCGCGTGGACGGCCTGAGCGCCGAATTGACGGTGCCGCGCGCGCTGGTCAGCGAGCGGGCGGCGGCGCTGCTGGCGGAACTGGACGTGGCGGACCTGACGGTGGAGGACCCGAGCATCGAGAGCGTGATGGCGTCCCTGTTCGGCGCGCGGGCCGGTCAGCCGGAACGCACCCCGGAGCCCGCGTGA
- the purN gene encoding phosphoribosylglycinamide formyltransferase encodes MKLGFLASHGGSAARHLVEACRAGHLNATPVALVSNNSRSPALAWARDAGLTTAHLSSAKYPDPDALDAAILDVFVSAGADTLVLSGYMREIGPRVLNHFAGRLVNIHPSLLPRHGGRGMYGDRVHESVLASGDTESGATVHLVTAGIDEGPILAQARVPVLPGDDLASLKARVQATEGDLMLRAVRSLG; translated from the coding sequence ATGAAGCTCGGCTTCCTCGCCTCGCACGGCGGCAGCGCCGCGCGGCACCTCGTCGAGGCGTGCCGCGCAGGCCACCTGAACGCCACGCCCGTCGCGCTGGTCAGCAACAACAGCCGCTCCCCGGCCCTCGCCTGGGCACGCGACGCAGGCCTCACGACCGCGCACCTCAGCAGCGCCAAGTACCCCGACCCGGACGCCCTGGACGCCGCCATCCTCGACGTCTTCGTCAGCGCGGGCGCGGACACACTCGTCCTCAGCGGCTACATGCGTGAGATCGGCCCGCGCGTCCTGAACCACTTCGCGGGCCGCCTCGTGAACATCCACCCCAGCCTCCTGCCCCGCCACGGCGGACGCGGCATGTACGGCGACCGCGTCCACGAGAGCGTCCTCGCCAGCGGCGACACCGAGAGCGGAGCCACCGTTCACCTCGTCACTGCCGGCATCGACGAAGGCCCCATCCTCGCGCAGGCCCGCGTGCCCGTCCTGCCCGGCGACGACCTCGCCAGCCTCAAGGCCCGCGTGCAGGCCACCGAAGGCGACCTCATGCTGCGCGCCGTCCGGAGCCTCGGGTAG